A window of Aerococcus urinae contains these coding sequences:
- a CDS encoding HU family DNA-binding protein codes for MANKADLVQKVAESTGESKKNVQPVVDAVFSSIENFLADGENVQIIGFGNFEVRERAARKGRNPQTGDEIQIPASKVPAFKAGKGLKDVVKG; via the coding sequence ATGGCTAATAAAGCTGACTTAGTACAAAAAGTAGCTGAATCAACTGGTGAATCGAAGAAAAATGTTCAACCAGTCGTTGATGCAGTATTTTCTTCAATTGAAAACTTTTTAGCTGATGGGGAAAATGTTCAAATTATCGGTTTTGGTAATTTTGAAGTACGTGAACGTGCCGCTCGTAAGGGACGTAACCCACAAACAGGTGACGAAATTCAAATTCCAGCAAGTAAAGTACCTGCATTTAAAGCAGGTAAAGGTTTAAAAGACGTTGTTAAGGGCTAA
- a CDS encoding tetratricopeptide repeat protein yields the protein MKELYEEITELIVQEKYDQAQEKLAVLLNQLIKRGSKEDFAQLGYNFQQLGFIPYAKAIYQEAAKCYPGEATWPLLLGELAMDDGRYEEGLDYLLSIDPNDDLYLEALLLEADAYQMLSLPEVSLAKLKEANQLAPGQEAIEFGMAQLVFTMGDFKEALKLYHDLSQKEGLSPEIGEEVKDNYQYALVATGQYDKAAQLLSSKENSALSQAEKEQLAFLAYHDQDYSYCDQLLSPLYENNLLDPSYYLLLSKCKWELHESDQALRVINEAISKDPYASVLYMERANFYFYLKEFKRAQADYEKVLEADEDNIRAYQQLLRLALDSDNEDRAQELIEAIKDKGISDGNSHWLMAQFYNQTENYDQARKYYDLASRDLKDDNDFLVDYIYFLREEGQFRKIVKLLADKPELKQSSALSSVIDQVKDWEQEL from the coding sequence ATGAAGGAATTATATGAAGAAATCACAGAATTGATTGTTCAAGAAAAATATGACCAAGCCCAAGAAAAATTAGCGGTCTTGCTTAACCAACTGATTAAAAGGGGAAGTAAGGAAGATTTTGCTCAGCTGGGCTATAATTTCCAACAACTTGGCTTTATTCCCTATGCCAAGGCAATTTATCAGGAAGCCGCTAAGTGCTATCCCGGCGAAGCCACCTGGCCTTTGCTATTGGGAGAATTGGCTATGGACGATGGCCGCTATGAAGAGGGCTTGGATTACCTACTCAGTATTGATCCAAATGATGATTTATATCTGGAAGCCTTGCTATTGGAAGCTGACGCTTATCAAATGCTCAGTCTACCTGAAGTTAGTCTGGCTAAATTGAAGGAAGCCAACCAACTGGCTCCTGGTCAAGAGGCGATAGAATTTGGTATGGCTCAATTAGTCTTTACTATGGGGGACTTCAAAGAAGCCCTTAAACTTTACCATGACCTGAGTCAAAAGGAGGGTCTGAGCCCTGAAATTGGAGAAGAAGTGAAAGATAACTATCAGTATGCCCTAGTTGCTACCGGTCAATATGACAAGGCGGCTCAGCTGCTTTCTAGTAAAGAAAACAGCGCACTGAGCCAGGCTGAGAAGGAACAACTAGCTTTTCTGGCTTACCATGACCAGGATTATAGCTATTGCGACCAATTACTGAGTCCTCTCTATGAAAATAATTTGCTAGATCCTTCCTATTACCTACTTTTATCCAAGTGTAAATGGGAGCTTCATGAAAGCGATCAGGCTCTAAGAGTCATTAATGAAGCCATTAGTAAGGACCCTTATGCCAGCGTCTTATACATGGAAAGAGCAAATTTCTATTTCTACCTTAAGGAATTCAAGCGGGCCCAAGCAGACTATGAGAAGGTCCTAGAAGCTGATGAGGATAATATCAGAGCTTATCAACAATTATTACGTTTGGCTTTAGACTCTGATAATGAGGATAGGGCTCAAGAACTTATTGAGGCCATAAAGGATAAGGGGATCAGTGATGGAAATAGTCACTGGTTAATGGCCCAGTTCTATAATCAAACGGAAAATTATGATCAAGCCCGAAAATATTATGACCTGGCTAGTCGCGATTTAAAAGATGACAATGACTTCTTAGTGGATTATATTTATTTCTTAAGGGAAGAGGGTCAATTTAGAAAAATTGTCAAACTATTAGCTGATAAACCAGAACTCAAGCAATCCTCAGCGCTTAGCTCAGTTATCGACCAAGTAAAAGACTGGGAACAGGAGCTTTAA
- the dapB gene encoding 4-hydroxy-tetrahydrodipicolinate reductase, protein MKVMVTGFLGKMGQTTVNMINESDDFTLAALVNHHLDQHQDDLETFKGLAPIYSSVEEALGEVEVDAVVDFTHPSVVFDHCKTYIEHNIHPIIGTSGLESDEINRLQALASVKKLGGVIAPNFAISSVLMQLFSQEAAKYLDHVEIIELHHAQKADAPSGTAIKTADLIHESQKQKEDIVVNRNESLAGARGADYKGIPIHSVRLPGLNSHQIVQFGAPGEGLTIRQDSYNRESYMHGVTLALKVCEQLEEFVYGLEHIL, encoded by the coding sequence ATGAAGGTAATGGTTACTGGTTTTTTAGGAAAAATGGGACAGACGACTGTCAATATGATTAATGAAAGTGACGACTTTACGCTAGCAGCCCTCGTTAACCATCATTTAGACCAACATCAAGACGACTTGGAAACTTTTAAAGGCTTGGCGCCAATTTACTCTAGTGTGGAAGAAGCCTTAGGGGAGGTTGAAGTTGATGCTGTGGTTGACTTTACCCATCCAAGTGTGGTATTTGATCATTGTAAAACTTATATTGAACATAATATCCATCCTATCATTGGGACTTCAGGTTTAGAAAGCGATGAAATAAACCGCTTACAAGCTCTAGCCAGTGTAAAGAAACTAGGTGGAGTGATTGCACCTAACTTTGCGATTTCATCCGTCCTCATGCAACTATTTAGTCAAGAAGCAGCCAAATATTTGGACCATGTCGAAATTATTGAATTGCACCATGCGCAAAAAGCGGATGCGCCTAGTGGTACCGCCATTAAGACAGCGGATTTAATCCATGAAAGTCAAAAGCAAAAAGAGGATATTGTTGTTAACCGTAATGAATCTTTAGCTGGGGCTCGTGGGGCTGATTATAAGGGGATTCCTATTCATAGTGTCCGTTTGCCTGGCTTAAATTCTCATCAAATTGTTCAATTTGGTGCGCCAGGAGAAGGTTTGACCATCCGCCAAGACTCCTATAACCGTGAATCTTATATGCATGGTGTTACTCTTGCTCTAAAGGTTTGTGAACAATTAGAGGAATTTGTCTACGGATTGGAACACATTTTATGA
- a CDS encoding CCA tRNA nucleotidyltransferase codes for MIIDNREFQKALPVLKKIETFGYQAYFVGGCIRDALLGLASHDVDIATSAFPEEIQAIFPKHFDVGLEHGTVMAYFNGDTYEITTFRTESEYEDYRRPKEVTFVRSLEEDLLRRDFTINAMAMGTEGQLIDYFQGQEDLKAGRLRAVGKAHDRFQEDALRMMRAVRFASQLGFELETDTAQAIKESAPLLEKIAVERIETEMAKLWQGQHWQAGLTDFIDLQLYRYCPLTENGQASFQKMLDVLSPEQVFPSDTFAWAVYFFLAKCDLQFIDDFTRAWKMSNKQNRLIKEYFLALTARQESQSAWTAQLLYRFGLNTAQTVENFIQREGQAKSEFARHFPKGKAGQVEAIWEALPIHSRKDLALNGRDIIADLAPNDKRLIGQYLNQAEAAVVNEQCPNSKDDLLAYLKANQ; via the coding sequence ATGATTATTGATAATAGAGAATTTCAAAAAGCCTTACCGGTTTTAAAGAAAATAGAGACTTTCGGTTACCAAGCCTACTTTGTCGGAGGCTGTATCCGTGATGCTTTATTGGGATTGGCTAGCCATGATGTCGACATCGCCACCAGCGCTTTCCCCGAAGAAATTCAGGCAATCTTCCCCAAACATTTTGATGTAGGCCTAGAACATGGAACGGTTATGGCTTATTTCAATGGAGACACCTATGAAATCACTACCTTTAGAACGGAATCTGAATACGAAGATTACCGCAGACCTAAAGAGGTAACTTTTGTTCGCTCCCTAGAGGAAGACCTTCTTCGCCGTGATTTTACGATTAACGCAATGGCCATGGGTACTGAAGGGCAGTTAATTGATTATTTTCAGGGTCAAGAAGATTTAAAAGCAGGACGGTTACGAGCGGTAGGAAAGGCCCATGACCGCTTTCAAGAGGATGCTCTAAGGATGATGCGGGCAGTGCGCTTTGCCAGTCAATTAGGCTTTGAACTTGAGACTGATACTGCCCAAGCCATCAAGGAATCAGCACCCTTACTTGAAAAAATTGCTGTGGAGCGGATAGAGACAGAGATGGCTAAATTATGGCAAGGCCAACACTGGCAAGCCGGCCTGACCGATTTTATTGATTTACAGCTCTATCGTTACTGCCCTTTAACGGAAAATGGACAGGCAAGCTTCCAAAAAATGTTGGATGTCTTGAGTCCTGAGCAGGTTTTTCCTAGTGATACTTTTGCTTGGGCAGTTTATTTTTTCCTGGCTAAGTGTGACTTGCAATTTATTGATGACTTTACCCGAGCTTGGAAAATGTCGAATAAACAGAACCGATTAATTAAGGAATATTTCCTAGCCTTAACCGCCCGTCAAGAAAGTCAGTCTGCTTGGACAGCGCAATTACTCTATCGTTTTGGCTTAAACACAGCTCAAACAGTGGAAAATTTCATTCAAAGAGAAGGCCAGGCTAAGAGTGAATTTGCTCGCCATTTCCCTAAAGGAAAAGCCGGGCAAGTGGAAGCCATATGGGAAGCGCTGCCTATCCATAGCCGTAAAGACTTAGCCCTTAATGGCCGCGATATTATTGCTGACTTAGCCCCGAATGATAAACGCCTTATTGGCCAGTATCTTAATCAGGCTGAAGCAGCTGTGGTTAATGAACAATGTCCTAATAGCAAGGACGACTTACTAGCCTATTTGAAAGCCAATCAATGA